CAATAAATTAAAAACCTGATGATTAAGTAAAGAACGCACATACTTTTCATTTATGACAACCCCTGATTTCATACAACCCATATACAATCCTTGGCTACCTCGACGGCCTTCGAGCATCTCAATTAACCCAGCTGACAGAATAGTTGCAAGAGGACAGTTTAAAACGAAGGGGCAAGATCAATAGAAGTACTGTATATCAGCATACACAGAGAACAGGAAAAAAGATACCTAAGTCAAGATTAATGTTATCCTCAACTTTGACATAGAATTCTGCATCCCAGGTTTCGACTGTGGCACTGAAGAAAAACTTTGCTTTGCTCGGTAATTCTTCTGCAGCCTCTTCATGACTTTCCTGCCCAATCCAAAATGCTTACAGTTTCAaatttcattgatgaaatgtataTGATCACATGGGTCCAACCTAGTCTTTGATGGAAGCAAGAAAGGTCTAAACTCTAAAGTCTTGCTTACGTACTACAACTTGTGAAGGACAATTGAGAATATGAGATACTAATAGGACCTTACAAGAAGCAAGAAGTCCTTTGTCTGCCGATTTTCATCGTCAATATTACGGTCCAAGCTATCACCTCGATTTGCACTGCGGGTCCAAAAAGGTACACATAATCAATAAAACGAGAGATGGGAAATGGATTATATTTTTTCTAATAAAAGAGAAAAGGATAGTGAAAATATTGTTAAATTCTGAActatgcaataactcaaaggtATAGATCCAGAACAAAACCTCCGACCAATAACAAAACGAATAACTACACCCTTTTCCTCAAGCTTCTTCAGAGCATCACCTGCAACTTACAGCGAAAtagaagaatagagttatagtTATGAGTTGGAGAACATCCTTGTTTACACAAAACAATTCTAGCTACTCCATATTTATCCAGCATTTTAAATCAAATAATTTTGCCGTCTCTTCACCAACCACTCTCAAATTAGTAAGTTTTCTAACACAAGCAATCTCTTCCACTACTTGGTGTTGTCAAGGGAAATTATTTCTATTGCTAGGAATTAGCGAAATTTAAAGAACAAGAGCAGCAAACCTCTTGGCATCCAGGAGCCACGGAAGACGTTCCTCTTGCGACGAGAGCCAAACCCAGTGTAAACACCAATGACAGCAAGAAGCTTCTGCTTCTTGTCGGAGTCGACAGCTACAGTCCTGTTCCCCCACAGGTACCCCTCGCTCTTGGCCTTGGTCAGGTCCATCTCCGCCTCAACAATTTTCCTTCCAATCGCTCTGTCACCACGGCATTTTGAGTCAGCAAAGCAGAAAAGTAACACAACAACCGAAATTCACTTACAAAAAAACTGAAAACTCACTTGCATCCGAGGTTCCTAAGCTTGTCCTCCACCGAGAGCACTTTCGGGACCTGCAATCAGGTGCCGCCGTCAGGCCGAATGAAGAGAAGAATTAAAAATGCCAGTCGGCGGAGTGAAGAGGGGAGGAGAGATTCGCACGCTGCCAGAGCGCCTCTTCTCGAGGAGACCGGACAGGATCGCCCGGGTCTGCGCGTCCTGCCACAACCTGAGACGGAGCCAGGGATAAGATCAGGACTCCCTATCGGGTGCTGGGTCGGAGTGTCTGGGATCTGAGCGGGGTGGGTGGACGTGCCGGCCGGCGACGTAGAGCCAAGCGAGGCAGGGGAGGAAGGCCATGACGAGAGGGACCCTGCCCGATACGAGGGCGGAGTCGGCGGAGGAGGACGGGGCCTTGGACCGGCGGTTCTCGCGCCGCATGGCGCTGGCCAACGTCTCCACGGCGGCGGAGGAGATCTCCGACGTTGGGCCCTCGGCGCCTCCTTGCTGCCGTTAACCGAAAGGCGGGAGCCCAAAACTGACGAAGTGAAAACACATGCTAGCTAGCCGTGGGCCATAGAAGGCCGCAACTTTTATGAGGAACATAGGGCTCTCAGCCTAGTTCAATGTGCTCATCGATGCCAGGCAAAAAAAATGTGGATCATCCAAGTCACATTAGCATGGCATGCTCCTCCGGTTGGGAGTTTTCAAACCAAATAAACTTTTCCTTAGAAGGATAGATGGAGCATTGTAGGCCAAACTTTCTATTCTCTTGTATGATCTAGGCGATTTGAGGGCAATGACTTGGATTAGCCCTACCATTTTCTCTTCAATTTACAAGCTAATGCATAGTAAAATATGATACTACGTACATCAACAAATTGTATTGTTCATAAAAAACAATAGACAAAAGATGCCACATCTCATGGTGCCGTGTTGCCTAGGAATCACATCATCACATGCTACCTTTAAGAGGCAAGAGGATTAAAACAATCCTTTAGTCCGCAAAATGAGACCCAACTAAGAGCAGGTACACTAATGGGCGTATCGCCCACAGTGAGAGAATAGGTATCTTGTCGCTATATGTGGCAATCACCTGATCATGCGCAATGAGGCACTTCTTTCACCTGTTGGTCCCTATTACACTCAACTTTCATCTCTTACATGTGGTCccatataaataaaaaaagatataTGAATTAAAGAAATAGACTAATTATTGTATTCCTTAGGCTATTAACTTGTCTATTGATTATTTGATTAGCTTATAGCCAACTTTTATTAGGCTTGCTCAAATAAATGGGCTTGTTTGGTTGGAAGCACGAGTGAATTGCCTAAGAATTGCCAAATGTGTGTTTGGTTGGAGGCATGTACACAAAAACTCAAATCAGAAAAAGGACTTGTTCCAATTTTAGATCACAATTTGtttatattaatattattttcttGGTTCATGTTTAAAGAAAATCTATCCCGAATACTAAATAGGCAAAATTTTTGGTCGCTTTAGATTTTCGTCCAGACTAATTAATCCTAAAGACCCCTCCCGCACATCATCGGCCTCCTCCCACAGTGTCCCCGTATTGTGCGTCTAGGGCGCCAACCATGACGTGTTCGGCCCGGACAGGAATCAGAAATTGTCCCCCAAATCTATATCCACGATTTTCCAAACCGAGACTGAATCCAAAGCTAAATCAGACTAAGGTGATATTTGGTtgctcctcctaaattttagtcgctgtcccatcgaatatttgatacatacataaagtattaaatatagactaattacaaaactaattgcat
The nucleotide sequence above comes from Miscanthus floridulus cultivar M001 chromosome 18, ASM1932011v1, whole genome shotgun sequence. Encoded proteins:
- the LOC136522757 gene encoding hydroxyproline O-galactosyltransferase HPGT2-like, with the protein product MRRENRRSKAPSSSADSALVSGRVPLVMAFLPCLAWLYVAGRLWQDAQTRAILSGLLEKRRSGSVPKVLSVEDKLRNLGCKAIGRKIVEAEMDLTKAKSEGYLWGNRTVAVDSDKKQKLLAVIGVYTGFGSRRKRNVFRGSWMPRGDALKKLEEKGVVIRFVIGRSANRGDSLDRNIDDENRQTKDFLLLESHEEAAEELPSKAKFFFSATVETWDAEFYVKVEDNINLDLAGLIEMLEGRRGSQGLYMGCMKSGVVINEKWQQWYEPDWWKFGDSKTYFRHASGSLFILSKNLACYININSASLQSYAHDDISVGSWMMGLECNLRGQ